From the genome of Novosphingobium sp. TH158, one region includes:
- a CDS encoding MipA/OmpV family protein codes for MRRAIIPAITASLLAAAPALAQEQGPPPGVAQGGGKWGPDRVTVGLGGGIAPDYSGSDDYEFQPGGIVQGTVSGFNFAMRGTNLYVDLAREQRGSGIDVIAGPVLQVRLERNGSIEDPRVAALGKRSAAFEAGGYFGIGKRGVLSRFDEVSMDVTLVHDVGSVHKSYVIRPSLGYQTLIGKRTFTQLRASADFVGKGFARTYYDVPAGSLLPAYSTNGGGLESVGLTALATHALGRDPRRGWSVFALGGWSRVTGRFARSPIVSVAGDPNQFRLIGGLGYTF; via the coding sequence ATGCGACGTGCCATCATCCCCGCAATCACCGCATCGCTGCTCGCTGCCGCCCCGGCGCTCGCGCAGGAACAGGGGCCGCCTCCGGGCGTCGCGCAGGGCGGCGGCAAATGGGGGCCTGACCGCGTGACCGTGGGGCTGGGCGGCGGCATTGCGCCCGACTATTCGGGCTCGGACGATTACGAGTTCCAGCCCGGCGGCATTGTCCAGGGCACAGTTTCCGGCTTCAACTTCGCCATGCGCGGCACGAACCTGTACGTCGACCTTGCGCGCGAGCAGCGCGGTTCGGGGATCGACGTGATTGCCGGCCCGGTGTTGCAGGTGCGCCTTGAGCGCAATGGCTCGATCGAGGACCCGCGCGTCGCTGCCCTTGGCAAGCGCAGCGCCGCTTTCGAGGCTGGCGGCTATTTCGGCATCGGCAAGCGCGGCGTGCTTTCGCGCTTTGACGAGGTTTCGATGGATGTCACGCTGGTCCACGACGTGGGCAGCGTGCACAAAAGCTACGTCATCCGCCCCTCGCTGGGATACCAGACGCTGATCGGCAAGCGCACCTTCACCCAGCTTCGCGCTTCGGCGGACTTCGTCGGCAAGGGCTTTGCCCGCACCTATTACGATGTGCCCGCCGGCAGCCTGCTGCCGGCCTATTCGACCAATGGCGGCGGGCTGGAGAGCGTCGGCCTCACCGCGCTGGCCACCCATGCGCTGGGTCGCGATCCGCGCCGGGGGTGGAGCGTCTTCGCACTTGGCGGCTGGTCGCGCGTCACCGGCAGGTTCGCCCGCTCGCCCATCGTATCGGTTGCGGGTGACCCCAACCAGTTCCGGCTGATCGGCGGGCTGGGATATACCTTCTGA
- the thiC gene encoding phosphomethylpyrimidine synthase ThiC: MADINSKLEIGVTTGPIRGSRKIHVGPLNVAMREIHLEPSSGEPPVRVYDTSGPYTDTNAVIDIAAGLPELRRDWIRARGDVEEVSQREVKPEDNGQLGPDRSGGVPPFPNVRRKVLRAKAGSNVSQMHYARKGIITPEMEYVATRENLGREMLREYKRDGQDFGASIPDFVTPEFVRDEVARGRAIIPSNINHPESEPMAIGRNFLVKINANIGNSAVASDVASEVDKMVWSIRWGADTVMDLSTGRNIHDTREWILRNSPVPIGTVPIYQALEKVGGIAEDLTWEIFRDTLIEQAEQGVDYFTIHAGVRLPYIPLAAKRMTGIVSRGGSIMAKWCLAHHKESFLYERFDEITEIMKAYDVAYSLGDGLRPGSIYDANDEAQFAELYTLGELTKRAWAEDVQVMIEGPGHVPMHKIKENMDKQLEACGEAPFYTLGPLVTDIAPGYDHITSGIGAAQIGWYGTAMLCYVTPKEHLGLPDRDDVKVGVVTYKLAAHAADLAKGHPAAQVRDDALSKARFEFRWRDQFNLSLDPDTAEQYHDQTLPAEGAKSAHFCSMCGPKFCSMKISQEVRDFAKLQNQPSDSFVAADEAEKGMAEMSKVYDETGRELYIGAGGREHD, translated from the coding sequence ATGGCCGACATCAACAGCAAGCTCGAAATCGGTGTGACCACCGGGCCCATCCGTGGCTCGCGCAAGATCCACGTCGGGCCGCTCAATGTCGCCATGCGCGAAATCCACCTCGAGCCCAGCTCGGGCGAGCCGCCGGTGCGCGTCTATGACACCTCCGGTCCCTATACCGATACCAATGCGGTGATCGATATCGCCGCCGGCCTGCCCGAACTGCGCCGCGACTGGATCCGTGCGCGCGGCGATGTCGAGGAAGTCAGCCAGCGCGAAGTGAAGCCCGAGGACAACGGCCAGCTCGGCCCGGACCGCTCGGGCGGCGTGCCCCCGTTCCCCAACGTGCGCCGCAAGGTTCTGCGCGCCAAGGCTGGCAGCAACGTCAGCCAGATGCATTATGCCCGCAAGGGCATCATCACGCCGGAGATGGAATACGTCGCCACCCGCGAGAACCTGGGGCGCGAGATGCTGCGCGAATACAAGCGCGACGGGCAGGACTTCGGCGCCTCGATCCCGGACTTCGTCACGCCCGAATTCGTCCGTGACGAAGTGGCACGCGGCCGGGCGATCATTCCCAGCAACATCAACCACCCTGAATCCGAGCCGATGGCGATCGGCCGCAACTTCCTCGTCAAGATCAACGCCAATATCGGCAACTCTGCCGTCGCCTCGGACGTGGCGAGCGAGGTCGATAAGATGGTCTGGTCGATCCGCTGGGGCGCGGACACCGTGATGGACCTCTCGACGGGCCGCAACATTCACGACACCCGCGAATGGATCCTGCGCAACAGCCCTGTGCCCATCGGCACCGTGCCGATCTACCAGGCGCTGGAAAAGGTCGGCGGCATTGCCGAAGACCTCACCTGGGAAATCTTCCGCGACACGCTGATCGAACAGGCCGAACAGGGCGTCGACTATTTCACCATCCACGCCGGCGTGCGCCTGCCCTACATCCCGCTGGCGGCCAAGCGCATGACCGGCATCGTTTCGCGCGGCGGCTCGATCATGGCCAAGTGGTGCCTCGCGCATCACAAGGAGAGCTTCCTCTACGAGCGCTTCGACGAGATCACCGAGATCATGAAGGCCTATGACGTCGCCTATTCGCTGGGTGACGGCCTGCGCCCCGGCTCGATCTACGACGCGAACGACGAGGCCCAGTTCGCCGAGCTTTATACCCTTGGCGAGCTGACCAAGCGCGCCTGGGCCGAAGACGTGCAGGTGATGATCGAAGGCCCCGGCCACGTGCCGATGCACAAGATCAAGGAGAACATGGACAAGCAGCTCGAAGCCTGCGGCGAGGCGCCGTTCTACACGCTTGGGCCGCTCGTCACCGATATCGCGCCGGGCTACGATCACATCACCAGCGGCATCGGCGCCGCCCAGATCGGCTGGTACGGCACGGCGATGCTCTGCTACGTCACGCCCAAGGAGCACCTCGGCCTGCCTGACCGCGATGACGTGAAGGTCGGCGTCGTCACCTACAAGCTCGCCGCCCACGCCGCTGACCTTGCCAAGGGCCACCCCGCCGCGCAGGTCCGCGACGATGCGCTGAGCAAGGCCCGCTTCGAATTCCGCTGGCGCGACCAGTTCAACCTCAGCCTCGATCCGGATACTGCCGAGCAGTACCACGACCAGACGCTTCCGGCCGAAGGCGCCAAGTCTGCACACTTCTGCTCGATGTGCGGGCCGAAGTTCTGCTCGATGAAGATCAGCCAGGAAGTCCGCGACTTCGCGAAACTCCAGAACCAGCCCTCCGACAGCTTCGTCGCCGCAGACGAAGCCGAAAAGGGCATGGCCGAGATGAGCAAGGTCTACGACGAGACGGGCCGCGAGCTTTACATCGGCGCCGGCGGGCGGGAGCACGACTGA
- a CDS encoding TrkA family potassium uptake protein codes for MAMRLRAPVVYRSQGLKRADRFHPLRRRATLDPWQSLGLRVMLVLALMGMALAVHWFDRDGLKDNIDGHISFIDAIYFTTITITTVGYGDIVPISDQAKLFESFVVTPIRVFVWLIFLGTAYDFVFRNSIDRIRTAMIRNSLKDHTIICGYGAGGSFAARELVAGGVRPEQIVVVDPDPARIAAATAEGFSAIEGDATQNSVLKAARIETACAVLVSTSRDDATALVVLSARQLHPDVQISATARLEENEDLLAQAGANIVLNPVRMGGHMLARAAADRHAVDTLADLASADAGLLLHERRASASEVGKPLDAITTGRAIKLVRGEETLGFWQNPVIAEGDRIVEVIRTS; via the coding sequence ATGGCCATGCGTCTTCGCGCCCCCGTCGTCTATCGCAGCCAGGGCCTGAAGCGGGCCGACCGCTTCCATCCCCTGCGCCGCCGCGCCACGCTCGATCCGTGGCAGTCGCTGGGCCTGCGCGTGATGCTGGTGCTGGCGCTGATGGGCATGGCACTCGCCGTCCACTGGTTCGACCGCGACGGCCTGAAGGACAATATCGACGGCCACATCAGCTTCATCGACGCCATCTATTTCACCACGATCACCATCACCACGGTGGGCTATGGCGATATCGTGCCGATCAGCGACCAGGCCAAGCTGTTCGAATCCTTCGTCGTCACGCCGATCCGGGTCTTCGTCTGGCTGATCTTCTTGGGCACGGCCTACGATTTCGTCTTCCGCAATTCGATCGACAGGATACGCACCGCCATGATCCGCAACTCCCTGAAAGACCATACGATCATCTGCGGCTATGGCGCGGGCGGAAGCTTCGCCGCGCGTGAACTGGTGGCAGGCGGGGTCCGTCCCGAACAGATCGTGGTCGTCGATCCCGATCCGGCCCGCATTGCCGCCGCGACCGCCGAAGGCTTCAGCGCGATCGAGGGCGACGCCACGCAGAATTCGGTGCTGAAGGCAGCGCGCATCGAAACCGCCTGCGCCGTGCTGGTTTCCACCAGCCGCGACGATGCGACCGCGCTGGTCGTCCTTTCCGCACGCCAGCTCCATCCCGACGTGCAGATCAGCGCCACGGCCCGGCTTGAGGAAAACGAGGACCTGCTCGCCCAGGCCGGGGCCAATATCGTGCTCAACCCGGTCCGCATGGGCGGCCACATGCTCGCCCGCGCCGCCGCAGACCGGCACGCGGTGGACACGCTCGCCGACCTTGCCTCCGCCGATGCCGGCCTGCTGCTCCACGAGCGCCGTGCCAGCGCCAGCGAGGTCGGCAAACCGCTCGACGCGATCACCACCGGCCGCGCGATCAAGCTGGTCCGCGGCGAAGAAACGCTGGGCTTCTGGCAGAACCCGGTAATCGCCGAGGGCGACCGCATCGTCGAGGTTATCCGGACGAGCTGA
- a CDS encoding DUF1971 domain-containing protein gives MAEPYKTTSVWTSDRLPAGIRSAHSTKAGTWGLLNVLEGEVLLVFEDGSGNVRVTPGNPGLIPPEVLHHVEPAAGAKMQVEFYHENPLA, from the coding sequence ATGGCAGAGCCTTACAAGACCACCTCCGTCTGGACGTCCGACCGCCTGCCCGCAGGCATCCGTTCGGCCCATTCGACCAAGGCGGGAACCTGGGGCCTGCTGAACGTGCTGGAAGGGGAAGTCCTGCTCGTCTTCGAGGACGGATCGGGCAACGTGCGGGTGACGCCGGGCAATCCCGGCCTCATCCCGCCGGAAGTGCTGCACCATGTCGAGCCCGCCGCGGGGGCGAAGATGCAGGTGGAATTCTACCACGAGAACCCGCTGGCCTGA
- a CDS encoding alkylphosphonate utilization protein, with protein MSGDDEDYVYDEDSGEWLPASALAAKRAAESAVEVRDAVGNLLADGNSVTLVKDLTVKGAGQTLKQGTVIPSIRLTGDAQEIDCRYPGIKGLVLRAEFVRKR; from the coding sequence ATGAGCGGCGACGACGAAGACTATGTATATGACGAGGACAGCGGCGAATGGCTGCCCGCCTCGGCACTGGCCGCAAAGCGGGCCGCGGAAAGCGCGGTTGAAGTGCGCGATGCCGTGGGCAACCTGCTGGCCGACGGGAATTCGGTGACGCTGGTCAAGGATCTTACCGTCAAGGGCGCGGGCCAGACGCTGAAGCAGGGCACCGTCATCCCCTCGATCCGCCTGACCGGCGATGCGCAGGAAATCGACTGCAGGTATCCCGGCATCAAGGGGCTTGTCCTGCGGGCAGAGTTCGTCCGCAAACGCTAG
- a CDS encoding DUF2585 domain-containing protein gives MQSLLPNRRSAVLSLVMALAIGAVLLAMGRVPICQCGTVKLWHGLVQSAENSQHIADWYSFSHVIHGLLFYFFAHLLWRRWRWFGGRPAIWALPIAVAFEGFWELLENSPVIIDRYRAVTMSYGYAGDSVVNSLSDIGFMVLGFLVASRLPAWASVALALAFELFTLAMIRDNLTLNVLMLVWPVDAIRVWQAG, from the coding sequence ATGCAGAGCCTCCTTCCCAACCGCCGGAGCGCGGTTCTCTCGCTGGTCATGGCGCTGGCCATCGGTGCCGTGCTGCTTGCCATGGGGCGGGTGCCGATCTGCCAGTGCGGCACGGTGAAACTGTGGCACGGGCTGGTCCAGTCTGCCGAGAACAGCCAGCACATCGCCGACTGGTATTCGTTCAGCCACGTGATCCATGGCCTGCTGTTCTATTTCTTCGCACACCTGCTGTGGCGGCGCTGGCGATGGTTCGGCGGCAGGCCGGCGATCTGGGCGCTGCCGATCGCCGTTGCCTTCGAAGGCTTCTGGGAGCTGCTGGAAAACTCGCCCGTGATCATCGACCGCTATCGCGCCGTGACCATGAGCTATGGCTATGCCGGCGACAGCGTGGTCAATTCGCTGTCCGACATCGGCTTCATGGTGCTGGGCTTTCTTGTCGCCAGTCGCCTGCCGGCTTGGGCGAGCGTGGCGCTGGCACTGGCCTTCGAGCTGTTTACCCTGGCGATGATCCGCGACAACCTTACCCTCAACGTGCTAATGCTCGTCTGGCCGGTCGATGCGATCCGCGTCTGGCAGGCAGGATGA
- a CDS encoding phytanoyl-CoA dioxygenase family protein, with product MNRTVPITDEQIAAFARDGAVVLRGVLDTAERDLLAAGVEEAWHRRDHRHSIVRNAEGRGETLVEQYPSQSSPSLAALLQGGLPALIAARMMGTPTAQLIFDQVFYKAAGPIAPTPWHQDTPFLRVRGDQMARVWLCADRSPGDLTLQVVRGSHRWNVVYNTRTVAASPVMSERKGEFEATQLGDAHLPLVPDVAGNRDSFDILRFDVEPGDALVFHGNVLHGADGHPDWPSPRRAFATLWGGPQLRHHRSEGKSFPPPGGEPDGPIPHGDAISLHPRAFPQGWPIARADGLAQPSRRG from the coding sequence ATGAACCGCACGGTGCCGATAACCGACGAGCAGATTGCCGCCTTCGCGCGCGATGGCGCGGTCGTGCTGCGCGGGGTGCTGGACACGGCGGAGCGCGACCTGCTGGCCGCCGGGGTGGAAGAAGCCTGGCACCGGCGCGACCATCGCCACTCCATCGTCCGCAATGCGGAAGGCCGGGGCGAGACGCTGGTCGAGCAATACCCCAGCCAGTCCAGCCCGTCGCTTGCCGCGCTGTTGCAGGGCGGGCTGCCCGCGCTGATTGCCGCGCGGATGATGGGCACGCCCACGGCCCAGCTGATCTTCGACCAGGTGTTCTACAAGGCGGCAGGCCCCATCGCGCCGACCCCCTGGCACCAGGACACGCCCTTCCTGCGCGTGCGCGGAGACCAGATGGCGCGCGTCTGGCTCTGTGCGGATCGCAGCCCGGGAGACCTGACCTTGCAGGTGGTGCGCGGATCGCACCGCTGGAACGTGGTCTACAACACCCGCACTGTCGCCGCATCGCCGGTCATGTCGGAGCGCAAGGGAGAGTTCGAGGCGACCCAGCTGGGCGATGCCCACTTGCCGCTGGTGCCGGACGTGGCGGGCAATCGCGACAGTTTCGACATCCTGCGCTTCGATGTCGAGCCCGGCGATGCGCTGGTGTTCCACGGCAACGTCCTGCACGGGGCCGATGGCCACCCCGACTGGCCGAGCCCGCGCCGCGCTTTCGCCACCCTGTGGGGCGGGCCGCAGCTGCGCCATCACCGTAGCGAGGGAAAGAGCTTTCCGCCGCCCGGTGGCGAACCGGACGGGCCGATACCGCACGGCGATGCCATATCGCTGCACCCGCGCGCGTTTCCGCAGGGCTGGCCCATCGCCCGCGCCGATGGACTGGCGCAGCCGTCGCGGCGCGGCTAA
- a CDS encoding TIGR00730 family Rossman fold protein, protein MKRLAVYCGSASPADPRYIELAAEVGRGLAERGIGVVYGGGRLGLMGAVATGALQAGGEVIGVIPEALVSSEVANRECTELHVVPGMHERKLAFTELSDGFLTIPGGVGTMDELWEAVSWAQLGYHSKPVGVLNAFGFYDQLLAFNRHMIEVGFIRPAHAGIIIAEHELDLLLTRMAAHEPHTPIFAMKADDL, encoded by the coding sequence ATGAAACGCCTTGCCGTCTATTGCGGGTCTGCCAGTCCCGCCGATCCGCGCTATATCGAACTCGCCGCAGAGGTTGGCCGCGGCCTTGCCGAACGCGGCATCGGGGTTGTTTATGGCGGCGGCCGGCTGGGCCTGATGGGCGCGGTTGCCACGGGGGCCTTGCAGGCCGGCGGCGAGGTGATCGGCGTGATCCCCGAAGCGCTGGTATCGTCAGAGGTCGCCAACCGCGAATGCACCGAACTGCACGTGGTGCCCGGCATGCACGAACGCAAGCTGGCCTTCACCGAGCTGTCCGACGGGTTCCTGACCATTCCCGGCGGCGTCGGCACCATGGACGAGCTGTGGGAGGCCGTTTCCTGGGCGCAGCTGGGCTATCATTCGAAGCCGGTCGGCGTGCTCAATGCCTTCGGGTTCTATGACCAGCTGCTGGCCTTCAACCGCCACATGATCGAGGTGGGCTTCATCCGTCCCGCCCATGCCGGGATCATCATTGCCGAGCACGAACTGGACCTGCTGCTCACCCGCATGGCCGCGCACGAGCCGCACACGCCGATCTTCGCCATGAAGGCGGACGATCTCTAG
- a CDS encoding potassium channel family protein, with translation MKKLRAATDTFVELAIIYAVLLLVSAALLARFEGLDYTTALYWAATTATSTGYGDISPKTGAGQFVAVALMHLSIFVVAPMIVVRLVDRLNEDRDAFTHEEQVQILDSLKRIDERLERLEQVRGARP, from the coding sequence ATGAAGAAGCTGAGGGCTGCGACCGATACCTTCGTCGAACTGGCGATCATCTATGCCGTGCTGCTGCTGGTCAGCGCCGCCCTGCTCGCCCGCTTCGAAGGGCTGGACTATACCACGGCGCTATACTGGGCGGCGACCACCGCCACCTCCACCGGCTATGGCGATATCAGCCCCAAGACCGGCGCGGGGCAGTTCGTGGCGGTTGCGCTGATGCACCTGTCGATCTTCGTCGTCGCGCCGATGATCGTCGTGCGGCTGGTCGACCGCCTCAACGAGGATCGCGATGCCTTCACCCATGAAGAGCAGGTGCAGATCCTCGATAGCCTGAAGCGGATCGACGAGCGACTGGAACGGCTGGAACAGGTCCGGGGCGCAAGGCCCTAG
- a CDS encoding glutathionylspermidine synthase family protein has protein sequence MKRLAVQPRENWQAAVEEQGLIWHSDADGAYWDESACYSFTLAEIEAIEAAAEEVQSLYRQAGDKIAGDERLLSLCGIPSAYHDAVRQAWQRQDPMLDYGRFDFGYNGSGPPKLFEFNCDTPTSMLETAIVQWDWKEDRFPQRDQLNSLHEKLVARWRTILPRLPGGRAWFTHVDDEAHEDTITTTYMREIAMEAGCETQGVLIDQIGIDAQGRILDQDDYLITALFKLYPWEWMAVEDFGEKILPRITDTLWIEPVWKMMWSNKAVLAVLWDMFPGHPNLLPATFDAHKAGKDYVSKPVLAREGANVEVVADGRVVARSQGNYSRARLVYQERYPLRDFGPVGGKAYPVLGAWIVGGEAAGLGIREDGLITANRSRFIPHIIED, from the coding sequence GTGAAGCGGCTTGCGGTCCAGCCGCGCGAGAACTGGCAGGCGGCGGTCGAGGAACAGGGGCTGATCTGGCACAGCGATGCCGACGGCGCCTATTGGGACGAGAGCGCCTGCTACAGCTTCACCCTGGCGGAGATCGAGGCGATCGAGGCCGCGGCCGAGGAAGTCCAGTCGCTTTACCGCCAGGCCGGCGATAAGATCGCGGGCGATGAACGGCTGCTCTCGCTCTGCGGCATCCCCTCCGCCTACCACGATGCCGTGCGCCAGGCCTGGCAGCGGCAGGACCCCATGCTCGACTATGGCCGTTTCGATTTCGGCTACAACGGCAGCGGCCCGCCCAAGCTGTTCGAGTTCAACTGCGATACGCCCACCTCCATGCTGGAAACCGCCATCGTCCAGTGGGACTGGAAGGAAGACCGCTTTCCCCAGCGCGACCAGCTGAACAGCCTGCACGAAAAGCTCGTGGCGCGCTGGCGCACGATCCTGCCCCGCCTGCCCGGCGGACGGGCCTGGTTCACCCATGTCGACGACGAGGCGCACGAGGACACGATCACCACCACCTACATGCGCGAGATCGCCATGGAGGCCGGCTGCGAGACGCAGGGCGTGCTGATTGACCAGATCGGCATCGATGCGCAGGGGCGCATCCTCGACCAGGACGATTACCTGATCACCGCGCTGTTCAAGCTCTATCCATGGGAATGGATGGCGGTGGAGGATTTCGGCGAGAAGATCCTGCCGCGCATCACCGACACCCTGTGGATCGAACCGGTGTGGAAGATGATGTGGAGCAACAAGGCGGTGCTGGCCGTGCTGTGGGACATGTTCCCCGGCCATCCCAACCTGCTGCCCGCCACTTTCGATGCCCACAAGGCGGGCAAGGACTATGTCTCGAAGCCGGTGCTGGCGCGCGAGGGGGCGAATGTCGAAGTGGTCGCCGATGGGCGCGTCGTCGCACGCTCGCAAGGCAATTACAGCCGGGCGCGGCTGGTCTACCAGGAACGCTACCCGCTGCGCGATTTCGGCCCGGTCGGGGGCAAGGCCTATCCGGTGCTCGGTGCGTGGATCGTCGGCGGCGAGGCGGCCGGTCTGGGCATCCGCGAGGACGGGCTGATCACCGCCAACCGATCGCGCTTCATCCCCCACATCATCGAGGACTGA
- a CDS encoding DUF350 domain-containing protein, whose amino-acid sequence MLHYFTQTLPHFLAYFGSAVALAAAFLALYSFCTPHREFALIRDGNSAAATQLTGTFLGFAVPMAIVIGHSVSIPDMLLWGAVAALVQLAVFVIVARFLFKAISQRIAEGCTASGIFVGGMGLGVGVLQAACMVP is encoded by the coding sequence ATGCTGCACTATTTCACCCAGACCCTGCCTCACTTCCTGGCCTATTTCGGCTCGGCCGTGGCGCTGGCAGCGGCTTTCCTGGCGCTCTATTCGTTCTGCACGCCGCACCGCGAATTCGCCCTGATCCGCGATGGCAATTCGGCTGCCGCCACGCAGCTGACCGGCACCTTCCTGGGCTTTGCCGTGCCCATGGCCATCGTCATCGGCCATTCGGTCTCCATCCCCGACATGCTGCTGTGGGGTGCGGTGGCCGCGCTGGTGCAGCTGGCGGTCTTCGTTATCGTGGCGCGCTTCCTGTTCAAGGCGATCTCGCAGCGCATTGCCGAAGGTTGCACCGCATCGGGCATCTTCGTGGGCGGCATGGGGCTTGGCGTAGGCGTGCTGCAGGCCGCCTGCATGGTGCCCTGA
- a CDS encoding multidrug effflux MFS transporter, with the protein MSPTPPPAPLAIGERELVFMLALLQALHAFAVDAMLPALGVISSELNVADPNKRQLIIGVFLIGLGLGSLFPGSLADRFGRKTVLLTCVAGYVVLSLASALVNDIDALIAMRFVLGLMSAGLSVVPPAIIRDRFEGDRMARLQSLISVIFLVVPMLAPTVGQGIMLAIGWRWIFGAMGLLGLLMMVWVWARLPETLHPEYRQPIDPKIIAANMREAVMTRSAIGYVLGSAFMLGVGWGYIQSSQQLVAEHFGAGALFPVIFGGMALAMACANFTNSRIVERFGARRVSHTALLAYLVVGSLQLWMASSGHQTLWQFVIAQSLTMMLMGFVGANFSSIALQPFARIAGAASSVQAFIRLALASLIGWAVGQSYDQTALPFSQALVISGLMALALVLFSERGRLFRRLNPPGSKGPHPV; encoded by the coding sequence ATGTCGCCCACTCCTCCCCCGGCGCCGCTGGCCATCGGCGAACGCGAACTGGTGTTCATGCTGGCCCTGCTGCAAGCGCTTCATGCCTTTGCCGTCGATGCCATGCTGCCCGCGCTGGGCGTGATCTCCAGCGAGCTCAACGTTGCCGATCCCAACAAGCGGCAGCTGATCATCGGCGTGTTCCTGATCGGGCTGGGGCTGGGCTCGCTGTTTCCCGGTTCGCTGGCGGACCGTTTCGGCCGCAAGACCGTGCTGCTGACCTGCGTGGCCGGCTATGTCGTGCTGTCGCTGGCATCGGCACTGGTCAACGATATCGATGCGCTGATCGCCATGCGCTTCGTGCTCGGCCTGATGAGCGCCGGGCTTTCCGTCGTGCCGCCGGCAATCATCCGCGACCGTTTCGAGGGCGATCGCATGGCGCGGCTGCAATCGCTGATTTCGGTGATTTTCCTTGTCGTGCCGATGCTGGCGCCCACGGTCGGCCAGGGGATCATGCTGGCCATCGGCTGGCGCTGGATCTTCGGCGCGATGGGCCTGCTGGGGCTGCTGATGATGGTGTGGGTCTGGGCGCGGCTGCCCGAAACGCTGCACCCCGAATACCGCCAGCCGATCGATCCGAAGATCATCGCCGCCAACATGCGCGAGGCGGTGATGACGCGCTCCGCCATCGGCTATGTGCTGGGCAGCGCCTTCATGCTGGGCGTCGGCTGGGGCTATATCCAGTCGAGCCAGCAGCTGGTGGCCGAACATTTCGGCGCAGGAGCGCTGTTCCCGGTGATCTTCGGCGGCATGGCCCTGGCCATGGCCTGCGCCAACTTCACCAATTCGCGCATTGTCGAACGCTTCGGCGCGCGGCGCGTCTCGCACACCGCGCTGCTGGCCTACCTGGTGGTGGGCAGCCTGCAGCTGTGGATGGCAAGCAGCGGACACCAGACGCTCTGGCAGTTCGTCATCGCCCAGTCGCTGACCATGATGCTGATGGGCTTTGTCGGCGCGAACTTCAGCTCGATCGCGCTTCAGCCCTTCGCCCGGATTGCCGGGGCGGCAAGCTCGGTCCAGGCCTTCATCCGGCTGGCGCTGGCATCGCTGATCGGCTGGGCCGTGGGCCAGTCCTACGACCAGACCGCGCTGCCCTTTTCGCAGGCGCTGGTGATCTCGGGCCTGATGGCGCTGGCGCTGGTGCTGTTCAGCGAGCGCGGTCGCCTGTTCCGCCGGCTCAACCCGCCGGGTTCGAAGGGCCCACATCCCGTCTGA